Proteins from a genomic interval of Halomonas alkaliantarctica:
- the thiL gene encoding thiamine-phosphate kinase: MLAEFDLIRRYFMSSQEASTASNGVTLGCGDDATLLIPPAGQQLAVSVDTSVVDVHFPREAPAFAVGHRALAVALSDLAAMGAASRWCLMALTLDQRQFADDEATHAWLADYARGFHTLSQQHATTLVGGDVTSGALSIGVTVMGEVPVGEAFTRSGAQVGDLIAVTGALGGGAGGLALWQQGERDLAHPLLSRYLLPQPRLAAGLALRGLATAALDISDGLLSDLAHLREASLVGAVIALDALPLADELESTLGREAALRAALSGGDDYELLVTLSANDLATAQQRLASLGLTLTVVGHCCEALGVSASDQSDLSGYAGWQHFSGDAP, translated from the coding sequence GTGCTTGCCGAATTTGATTTGATTCGACGCTACTTTATGTCGTCGCAGGAGGCGTCGACTGCGTCAAATGGCGTCACACTGGGATGTGGAGACGACGCCACGCTACTGATACCCCCAGCAGGCCAACAGTTGGCCGTGAGCGTTGATACCTCGGTGGTGGATGTACACTTTCCCCGCGAAGCCCCGGCATTCGCGGTGGGCCATCGTGCCTTGGCCGTTGCGCTAAGCGATCTGGCGGCCATGGGGGCGGCTTCACGCTGGTGCTTAATGGCGTTAACCCTGGATCAGCGCCAATTTGCCGATGATGAAGCCACCCATGCCTGGCTGGCCGACTACGCCCGTGGCTTTCACACCCTTAGCCAGCAGCACGCTACAACGCTGGTGGGGGGCGACGTTACTTCCGGTGCGCTTTCCATCGGCGTTACCGTGATGGGGGAGGTGCCGGTGGGCGAAGCGTTCACCCGTAGCGGTGCCCAGGTGGGCGACCTGATTGCCGTCACCGGCGCATTAGGCGGCGGGGCGGGAGGGCTGGCGCTTTGGCAGCAGGGCGAGCGTGACCTGGCGCATCCGCTGTTAAGTCGCTACCTATTGCCGCAACCGCGCTTGGCGGCGGGCCTGGCGCTGCGTGGCTTAGCCACCGCTGCGCTGGATATTTCCGACGGGCTACTGTCCGATTTGGCGCATCTTCGCGAGGCATCGCTGGTAGGGGCTGTCATCGCGTTAGATGCGCTGCCACTCGCCGACGAGCTGGAAAGCACCCTTGGCCGGGAGGCCGCCTTGCGGGCTGCGCTTTCCGGCGGCGATGATTACGAGCTGCTGGTGACGTTAAGTGCTAACGACTTAGCCACAGCGCAGCAGCGTCTTGCGTCTCTAGGCTTGACGCTGACTGTCGTCGGCCATTGTTGTGAAGCATTGGGCGTTAGTGCCTCTGACCAGAGTGATCTCAGTGGCTATGCCGGCTGGCAGCATTTTAGTGGGGATGCGCCATGA
- a CDS encoding phosphatidylglycerophosphatase A family protein, giving the protein MNRAPKSVWRRPTHFFAFGLGSGTVPWAPGTFGTLAAIPFYWMMAELPLGWYLSICFVAFVIGVWLCDKTSHDLGVHDHSGIVWDEFVGYWLTMAAVPFSWEAALWGFIVFRIFDVFKPWPIRWADRRVAGGFGIMIDDVMAGAYAWSTMHLWFWLH; this is encoded by the coding sequence ATGAATCGTGCACCGAAAAGTGTCTGGCGTCGCCCAACACATTTTTTTGCTTTCGGCTTAGGTAGCGGTACCGTACCTTGGGCACCGGGGACCTTTGGTACGCTAGCGGCCATTCCGTTCTACTGGATGATGGCGGAATTGCCCCTTGGCTGGTACTTGAGTATTTGTTTTGTCGCCTTTGTTATCGGCGTTTGGCTATGCGATAAAACGTCCCACGACTTAGGCGTACACGACCATTCAGGCATCGTGTGGGATGAGTTTGTGGGTTACTGGCTGACCATGGCGGCAGTGCCTTTTTCGTGGGAAGCCGCCTTGTGGGGCTTTATTGTATTCCGCATCTTCGATGTCTTTAAACCTTGGCCGATACGCTGGGCAGATCGCCGCGTAGCGGGCGGTTTTGGCATTATGATCGATGATGTGATGGCAGGGGCCTATGCCTGGAGTACTATGCACCTGTGGTTCTGGCTACACTAA